One window of the Helicobacter sp. 11S03491-1 genome contains the following:
- a CDS encoding DNA-deoxyinosine glycosylase, with the protein MREYALKHPLNPVYDEDCKILILGSFPSKKSRESFYYAHSQNRFWKILSRLFGMENLESIEMKKGILLMHHIALWDVVGQCDIQGSSDACIQNVIANDINRILRLAPIKRIFANGKKAGELYLKYSYPSTKQEITVLPSTSAANAKYSLDLLLKEWSVVAKKI; encoded by the coding sequence TTGAGAGAATATGCTTTGAAACATCCCCTTAACCCTGTTTATGATGAAGATTGCAAAATTTTGATTCTTGGAAGTTTTCCATCAAAAAAATCTAGAGAAAGCTTTTACTATGCTCATTCTCAAAATCGTTTTTGGAAAATTCTATCTCGTTTATTTGGGATGGAGAACTTAGAGAGTATTGAAATGAAAAAAGGAATTTTGTTAATGCATCATATTGCTTTGTGGGATGTGGTTGGACAATGTGATATTCAAGGATCTAGCGATGCCTGCATTCAGAATGTTATCGCTAATGATATAAATAGAATTTTAAGATTAGCTCCCATCAAAAGGATTTTTGCTAATGGCAAAAAAGCAGGGGAATTATACTTAAAATACTCTTACCCTTCTACAAAACAAGAAATTACTGTTTTGCCCTCCACAAGTGCGGCAAATGCAAAATATAGCTTGGATTTATTGCTAAAAGAATGGAGCGTCGTAGCTAAAAAAATATAA
- a CDS encoding Do family serine endopeptidase translates to MKYKVLISTILAGALSLSAFSIQDMPNVNKRVSPDIAPGTIYSYNDSVQQASKAVVNISTQKKIKNQMTNNPMFNDPFFQQFFGDLYSQIPKDRIERALGSGVIISPDGYIVTNNHVIDGADKITVTLPGSTQEYSATLVGADPDGDIAVIRINKKDLPFIKFANSSDLRMGDLVFAIGNPFGVGETVTQGIISALNKNGMGINNYENFIQTDASINPGNSGGALIDSRGALVGINTAIISRTGGNQGIGFAIPSNMVKTTATELIKNGKIERGYLGVGIQDITNDLRGTYNDKQGAVVISIEKDSPAKKSGLMVWDLITEVNGQKIDNAAELKNLIGSLSPNQKITIKYIRNKQEHTATIILGERKNSSKKEVTVPKDNAQGQLSGLKVETLTPQIRQRYKIPNDINGVMVTSVAENSPAEDAGFMQGDIISQIEDISIKNTADFTKALDKYKGKLKRILVYGNNGIKTIVTK, encoded by the coding sequence ATGAAGTATAAAGTTTTGATAAGCACTATTTTGGCAGGAGCATTGAGTTTAAGTGCTTTTAGTATCCAAGATATGCCAAATGTTAATAAACGTGTGAGCCCTGATATTGCGCCCGGGACGATTTATTCTTATAATGATTCCGTGCAGCAAGCTTCAAAAGCGGTTGTGAATATTTCTACACAAAAGAAGATTAAAAATCAGATGACAAATAACCCCATGTTTAATGATCCTTTTTTCCAACAATTTTTTGGAGACTTGTATAGTCAAATTCCAAAAGATAGAATTGAGAGAGCGCTAGGAAGCGGAGTGATTATTTCTCCTGATGGTTATATTGTTACGAATAATCATGTTATTGATGGTGCAGATAAAATCACTGTTACCTTGCCGGGAAGCACACAAGAGTATTCTGCTACACTTGTAGGGGCAGATCCTGATGGAGATATAGCAGTGATTAGAATCAACAAGAAAGACTTGCCTTTTATTAAATTTGCCAATAGTTCTGATTTGCGTATGGGGGATTTGGTTTTTGCTATAGGAAATCCATTTGGAGTAGGAGAAACTGTGACACAAGGAATTATTTCTGCATTGAATAAAAATGGAATGGGGATTAATAACTATGAAAATTTTATCCAAACCGATGCTTCTATTAATCCGGGAAATTCCGGAGGTGCATTGATTGATAGTAGAGGTGCGCTTGTTGGGATTAATACAGCCATCATTTCAAGAACAGGGGGCAATCAAGGTATTGGTTTTGCTATCCCTTCAAATATGGTTAAGACTACCGCAACAGAGCTCATTAAAAATGGAAAAATAGAAAGAGGTTATTTGGGTGTAGGGATTCAAGATATTACCAATGATTTAAGAGGAACTTATAATGACAAGCAAGGTGCAGTTGTTATCAGTATTGAAAAAGACTCTCCGGCAAAAAAATCAGGATTAATGGTGTGGGATTTGATTACAGAAGTTAATGGTCAAAAAATAGATAATGCTGCAGAACTTAAGAATCTTATTGGTTCACTGAGTCCTAATCAAAAAATCACTATCAAATATATTCGGAATAAGCAAGAGCATACAGCTACAATTATTTTAGGGGAGAGAAAAAATAGTAGCAAAAAAGAAGTAACTGTGCCAAAAGACAATGCACAAGGACAGCTTAGCGGGCTAAAAGTAGAAACACTTACTCCTCAAATCAGACAAAGATATAAAATTCCTAATGATATTAATGGGGTGATGGTTACTTCAGTTGCAGAAAATTCACCTGCAGAAGATGCCGGGTTTATGCAAGGAGATATTATTTCTCAAATTGAAGATATTAGCATTAAGAATACAGCAGACTTTACCAAAGCTCTTGATAAATATAAAGGTAAGTTAAAAAGAATACTTGTTTATGGGAATAATGGCATTAAAACAATTGTAACTAAATAG
- a CDS encoding MFS transporter: protein MFSKKNIECFILLGIIFITLNLRGPITGVGPIIELIKDQYQFSSATAGLITTLPLLAFAFFSPLVARFKYAITMFYGIIMIILGEIIRSYLGEIGLFIGTLIMGAGIAIANVLLPSIIKTKFPKTFGKIMGIYSLVLTISASIGAGISVPLAISFGFGWHHTLAIWALIGVIALILWYPHLGGRRKYKTSKITQGDSKAIYHYSTAWWITLFMGVQSLIFYSVVAWFPSILIGKGFNMHFASNMTLLYQVCSIPIALLAPIAITRIRNKNKHLLTGALCFLYGFAFGILYLYHNTMAVLIATILLSFPMGGMFGIALLFISTKVSHPQKVARLSGMSQSLGYLIAAVGPIFLGFIYDLSHSWNPPLILFIILTFLLLFLAYKASNAKVI from the coding sequence ATGTTTAGCAAAAAAAATATTGAATGCTTTATTTTGTTGGGAATTATTTTTATAACGCTTAATTTACGAGGTCCTATTACCGGGGTTGGTCCTATTATTGAGCTTATTAAAGATCAATATCAATTTTCTAGCGCTACTGCCGGACTCATTACTACATTACCACTTTTGGCCTTTGCATTTTTTTCCCCATTAGTAGCAAGATTTAAATACGCTATTACTATGTTTTATGGCATTATTATGATTATTTTAGGAGAAATAATTCGCTCTTATTTGGGAGAAATAGGTCTTTTTATAGGGACTTTGATTATGGGAGCAGGGATTGCTATTGCCAATGTGTTACTCCCTAGCATTATCAAAACAAAATTTCCAAAAACATTTGGCAAAATTATGGGTATTTATTCTCTTGTTTTGACCATATCTGCAAGCATTGGTGCGGGGATTTCTGTACCTCTGGCTATATCTTTTGGCTTTGGTTGGCATCATACGTTAGCTATTTGGGCTCTTATAGGCGTCATAGCTTTGATATTGTGGTATCCTCATCTGGGAGGTAGAAGGAAATACAAAACTTCAAAAATCACACAAGGAGACTCAAAGGCTATTTATCACTATAGTACAGCTTGGTGGATTACGTTGTTTATGGGTGTGCAATCTTTAATTTTCTATAGTGTTGTGGCTTGGTTCCCTTCTATCCTAATAGGCAAAGGCTTTAACATGCACTTTGCCTCCAATATGACACTTTTATACCAAGTATGTTCCATCCCCATAGCCTTGCTTGCTCCTATAGCTATCACAAGAATCCGCAATAAAAATAAACATCTTTTGACAGGTGCTCTATGCTTTTTGTATGGTTTTGCTTTTGGGATTTTATATCTCTATCACAATACGATGGCTGTACTTATAGCAACAATTTTACTTTCTTTCCCAATGGGCGGCATGTTTGGAATTGCACTTCTGTTCATTTCAACAAAAGTATCCCACCCTCAAAAAGTAGCCCGACTCTCCGGAATGTCTCAGTCTCTTGGTTACTTAATTGCAGCAGTAGGACCTATATTTTTAGGGTTCATTTATGATTTGTCCCATTCTTGGAATCCGCCTCTTATTTTGTTTATTATCCTTACATTTTTACTTCTATTTTTGGCTTATAAAGCAAGCAATGCTAAAGTTATCTAA